A part of Clostridium novyi genomic DNA contains:
- the fabF gene encoding beta-ketoacyl-ACP synthase II → MKNRVVITGIGAITPIGNDANTFWNSIKDGKCGIDKITAFDTTDYKAKLAAEVKDFEVTNYIDKREARRLDKFCHFALAAADEAMRDSGLNEDNVDKERMGVIVGSGVGGIATIEEQHNKLLQKGPNRVTPFFIPMIISNMAAGNIAIKFGAKGICTNIVTACATGTHAIGEAFHNIRNGISDVIIAGGAEASITPLAVAGFTSLTALSNSEDKERASIPFDKERHGFVMGEGSGIVVLESLENALKRNAKIYAEVVGYGATCDAYHITSPSPNGEGGARAMEIAIKDAEIEKREISYINAHGTSTPYNDKFETAAIKTVFGENAYKIPVSSTKSMTGHLLGAAGAIEAIVCAKSVQEGFIPATIGYKVLDEECDLDYVPNEGRSADLKYVMSNSLGFGGHNSTIILKKWNEE, encoded by the coding sequence TTGAAAAATAGAGTTGTAATTACTGGTATAGGGGCAATAACTCCTATAGGAAATGATGCAAATACATTTTGGAATAGCATAAAGGATGGAAAATGTGGAATAGATAAAATAACAGCTTTTGATACAACTGATTATAAAGCAAAACTTGCAGCGGAAGTTAAAGATTTTGAAGTTACTAATTACATAGATAAAAGAGAAGCTAGAAGGCTTGATAAGTTCTGTCATTTTGCATTAGCTGCAGCAGATGAAGCTATGAGGGATTCTGGACTTAATGAAGACAATGTAGATAAAGAAAGAATGGGAGTAATTGTTGGTTCTGGAGTAGGTGGTATTGCAACTATAGAAGAACAACATAATAAGCTTTTACAGAAGGGTCCAAATAGAGTAACTCCATTTTTTATACCTATGATTATAAGTAACATGGCAGCAGGTAATATAGCTATAAAATTTGGTGCTAAGGGAATTTGTACTAATATAGTTACTGCTTGTGCTACAGGAACACATGCAATTGGAGAAGCATTTCACAATATTAGAAATGGAATATCAGATGTAATTATAGCTGGAGGAGCTGAAGCATCAATAACACCACTTGCTGTGGCTGGATTTACATCTCTTACAGCATTAAGTAACAGTGAAGATAAAGAAAGAGCTTCTATTCCTTTTGATAAAGAAAGACACGGATTTGTAATGGGAGAAGGATCAGGAATAGTAGTTTTAGAATCCCTTGAAAATGCATTAAAGAGAAATGCAAAAATATATGCAGAAGTAGTTGGATATGGAGCTACTTGTGATGCATATCATATAACTTCACCATCACCTAATGGAGAAGGTGGAGCAAGGGCTATGGAAATTGCTATAAAAGATGCTGAAATAGAAAAAAGAGAAATATCATATATAAATGCTCATGGAACAAGTACGCCATATAATGATAAATTTGAAACAGCAGCAATAAAAACTGTATTTGGTGAAAATGCCTATAAAATACCTGTAAGTTCAACTAAATCAATGACAGGACATTTACTTGGAGCGGCTGGTGCAATAGAGGCAATAGTATGTGCTAAATCAGTACAAGAAGGTTTTATACCTGCAACTATAGGATATAAAGTACTAGATGAAGAATGTGATTTAGATTATGTTCCAAATGAAGGTAGAAGTGCTGATTTAAAATATGTTATGTCTAATTCATTAGGATTTGGAGGACATAATTCAACAATAATCTTAAAGAAATGGAATGAGGAATAG
- the fabG gene encoding 3-oxoacyl-[acyl-carrier-protein] reductase, with protein MLTGKNAIVTGASRGIGRAIAIKLADLGANVVLNYRSDINSVNEVVKEIESKGVKAVAIQGDISKFEDAKKIVDEAMEKLGSIDILVNNAGITKDTLLMRMKEEEFDNVIEVNLKGVFNCTKHVVPIMMKQRSGKIINISSVVGLSGNAGQSNYAAAKAGIIGFTKSVAKEIASRGITVNAVAPGFIATDMTGVLSDKVKENIKNNIPLKRVGDAKDIANTVAFLSSNMASYITGQVISVDGGMHI; from the coding sequence ATGTTAACTGGTAAAAATGCTATAGTTACAGGAGCAAGTAGAGGCATTGGAAGGGCTATTGCAATAAAACTTGCTGACCTTGGAGCTAACGTAGTTTTAAATTATAGAAGTGATATAAATTCAGTTAATGAAGTAGTTAAAGAAATAGAATCAAAGGGTGTAAAGGCAGTAGCAATTCAAGGTGATATAAGTAAATTTGAAGATGCTAAAAAAATAGTGGATGAAGCTATGGAAAAATTAGGGTCAATAGATATATTAGTAAATAATGCTGGAATAACAAAAGATACTTTACTTATGAGAATGAAAGAAGAAGAGTTTGATAATGTAATTGAAGTAAATTTAAAAGGAGTATTCAACTGTACAAAACATGTTGTTCCTATAATGATGAAGCAAAGAAGTGGAAAAATAATAAATATATCATCAGTGGTAGGATTATCAGGTAATGCAGGACAATCAAATTATGCAGCTGCAAAGGCAGGAATAATAGGTTTTACAAAATCTGTAGCTAAAGAAATTGCAAGTAGAGGAATTACTGTAAATGCAGTGGCACCAGGATTTATAGCAACAGATATGACAGGGGTATTATCAGATAAAGTTAAAGAAAATATAAAAAATAATATTCCTTTAAAAAGAGTTGGAGATGCAAAGGATATAGCAAATACAGTAGCATTTTTATCATCAAATATGGCATCTTATATAACTGGTCAAGTTATAAGTGTAGATGGTGGAATGCATATATAA
- the fabD gene encoding ACP S-malonyltransferase, with product MSKIAFIFSGQGAQYVGMGKELYDNIEECREVFYKADKALGFPISDICFKGSKEELDRTENTQPAILTTSIAALKAIEKSGVKADIVAGLSLGEYSALVCSGVFSFEDAVTVVKKRGKFMQEEIPEGVGAMAAIIGLDREKVSKACEECEEYGIVEVANYNCSSQIVIAGEINAVDKACESAKKLGAKRVIKLSVSAPFHTSMLKGAGEKLYKELEKVTLNHINIPVVTNVTANYITDINDVKDILRRQVMSSVLWEDIVKKMINEGVDTFIEVGPGKALSGFVKKINRKVKVLNVEDLASLNKTIYELKGEEN from the coding sequence ATGAGTAAAATTGCATTTATATTTTCAGGTCAAGGAGCTCAATATGTTGGTATGGGTAAAGAACTTTATGACAATATAGAGGAATGTAGAGAGGTTTTTTATAAGGCAGATAAAGCCCTTGGTTTTCCTATAAGTGATATATGTTTTAAAGGTAGTAAGGAAGAATTAGATAGAACGGAAAATACACAACCTGCGATCTTAACAACAAGTATTGCTGCTTTAAAGGCTATTGAAAAAAGTGGTGTTAAAGCTGACATAGTAGCTGGACTTAGTCTTGGTGAATACTCTGCATTAGTATGCAGTGGAGTATTTAGCTTTGAAGATGCTGTAACAGTGGTAAAAAAGAGAGGTAAGTTTATGCAAGAAGAGATACCTGAAGGGGTAGGTGCCATGGCTGCTATTATAGGATTAGATAGAGAAAAAGTCTCTAAAGCCTGTGAAGAATGTGAAGAATATGGAATTGTTGAAGTTGCAAATTATAATTGTTCATCACAAATAGTTATTGCTGGGGAAATAAATGCTGTAGATAAGGCTTGTGAATCTGCAAAGAAGCTCGGGGCAAAGAGAGTAATAAAGTTATCAGTAAGTGCACCTTTTCATACTTCAATGTTAAAGGGTGCCGGAGAAAAATTATATAAAGAACTTGAAAAAGTTACTTTAAATCATATTAACATACCAGTTGTCACTAATGTAACAGCAAATTACATAACAGATATTAATGATGTAAAAGACATATTAAGAAGACAGGTTATGAGTTCTGTATTATGGGAAGATATAGTGAAAAAAATGATAAATGAGGGTGTGGATACTTTTATAGAAGTAGGACCAGGAAAAGCCCTAAGTGGTTTTGTTAAAAAGATAAATAGAAAAGTTAAAGTATTAAATGTAGAAGATTTAGCTTCGTTAAATAAAACAATATATGAATTAAAAGGAGAAGAAAATTAA
- the fabK gene encoding enoyl-[acyl-carrier-protein] reductase FabK: MRNYTLFEKLGAKYLIIQGGMAWIADSSLAAAVSNAGGIGIIAAANAPVEYVRDEIRKAKKLTDKPFGVNIMLLSDNADEVAKLVCEEGVKIVTTGAGSPGKYMDMWKRHGITVIPVVASVALAKRMERSGADAVIAEGCEAGGHIGELTTMVLVPQVVDAVKIPVIAAGGIGDGRGVAAAFMLGASGIQVGTRFLVSKECTIHQNYKDKVIKAKDIDSVVTARATGHPVRVLRNKLVREFKVLEKKGASIEEYEKLGAGTLPKAARDGDVEMGSVMAGQIAGLIKKEQTCSEIVKELFTEADRIMNNFLLGDTNE, encoded by the coding sequence ATGAGAAACTACACTTTATTTGAAAAACTAGGAGCAAAATATCTAATAATTCAAGGGGGGATGGCTTGGATTGCAGACAGTTCGTTAGCAGCAGCTGTATCAAATGCTGGAGGAATCGGAATAATAGCAGCAGCTAATGCTCCAGTTGAATATGTTAGAGATGAAATTAGAAAGGCTAAAAAGTTAACAGATAAGCCATTTGGTGTAAATATTATGCTTTTAAGTGACAATGCAGACGAAGTAGCAAAGCTTGTATGTGAAGAAGGTGTAAAGATTGTCACAACTGGTGCAGGAAGCCCAGGAAAGTACATGGATATGTGGAAAAGGCATGGTATTACTGTAATACCTGTCGTTGCATCCGTTGCCCTTGCAAAACGAATGGAAAGAAGCGGAGCTGATGCTGTTATAGCAGAAGGATGCGAAGCTGGTGGACATATAGGAGAACTTACAACTATGGTACTTGTTCCACAGGTAGTTGATGCTGTAAAGATACCAGTAATTGCAGCAGGTGGTATAGGAGATGGAAGAGGCGTTGCAGCGGCATTTATGCTTGGTGCATCTGGAATACAAGTTGGAACCAGATTTTTAGTATCAAAGGAATGCACTATACATCAAAACTATAAAGACAAGGTAATTAAGGCAAAGGATATAGATTCAGTAGTCACAGCAAGAGCCACAGGGCATCCAGTAAGGGTACTTCGTAACAAGCTTGTACGAGAATTTAAGGTTTTAGAAAAAAAGGGAGCATCTATTGAGGAATATGAAAAGTTAGGTGCAGGAACACTACCTAAGGCTGCTAGAGATGGTGATGTAGAGATGGGTTCTGTTATGGCAGGACAAATAGCTGGACTTATAAAAAAAGAACAAACTTGTAGCGAAATTGTAAAGGAGCTATTTACTGAAGCAGATAGAATAATGAATAATTTTTTATTGGGGGATACAAATGAGTAA
- the acpP gene encoding acyl carrier protein, with translation MTFERVRKVMAEHLEMNEEEIKLKSDFQDDLGVDSLDIFEIVMEIEDEFNLEIPNEDIEDVKTVEDLVKYLDSKCK, from the coding sequence ATGACATTTGAAAGAGTTAGAAAGGTAATGGCAGAACATCTAGAAATGAATGAAGAAGAAATAAAATTAAAATCGGATTTCCAAGATGATTTAGGGGTAGATTCTTTAGATATATTCGAAATAGTAATGGAAATAGAGGATGAATTTAATTTAGAAATACCAAATGAAGATATTGAAGATGTAAAAACTGTTGAGGATTTAGTAAAATATCTTGATTCAAAATGCAAATAG
- a CDS encoding beta-ketoacyl-ACP synthase III, producing MYNVKIISTGKYIPDNVVTNDDMSKFVDTNDKWISERTGIKERRISTGENTSHMAVKAALAALEKSSVKATDLDLIIIATCTPDSFVPSTACIVQDKLGATKATCFDISAACTGFIYALGVASQFIKTGQVKNALVIGAETLSKILNWEDRSTCILFADGAGAAIIERSEEVGLISQYTGSDGTGGKALKCEALPVRNPYCKVDDKFKDTLSMEGREVFKFAVNAMIESINKVLENTEYTLDDIDYIVPHQANIRIIEFVSKKLGISQDKFYVNLHKYGNTSGASIPIALDEMNKKGMFKKGDNIILVGFGGGLTFGAHLIQWN from the coding sequence ATGTATAATGTTAAGATTATAAGCACTGGGAAATATATACCAGATAATGTTGTTACTAATGATGACATGTCAAAATTTGTGGACACTAATGATAAATGGATAAGTGAAAGAACAGGAATAAAAGAAAGAAGAATTTCTACAGGGGAAAATACATCCCATATGGCAGTTAAAGCTGCACTAGCTGCACTAGAAAAGTCTTCTGTAAAGGCTACAGATTTAGATTTAATTATTATAGCAACATGTACTCCGGATAGTTTTGTACCATCTACAGCGTGTATTGTTCAAGATAAGTTGGGAGCAACTAAGGCTACATGTTTTGATATTAGTGCAGCATGTACAGGATTTATATATGCACTTGGAGTAGCATCACAATTTATAAAAACAGGACAAGTAAAAAATGCTCTAGTAATTGGAGCAGAAACATTATCTAAAATCCTTAATTGGGAGGATAGAAGTACATGTATATTGTTTGCTGATGGAGCTGGAGCTGCAATTATAGAAAGAAGTGAAGAAGTAGGACTTATTTCTCAATATACAGGCTCTGATGGAACAGGGGGAAAGGCATTAAAATGTGAAGCTCTTCCTGTAAGAAATCCTTATTGTAAAGTGGATGATAAATTTAAAGATACCTTATCTATGGAAGGTAGAGAAGTATTTAAATTTGCAGTTAATGCTATGATTGAGTCTATAAATAAGGTTTTAGAAAATACAGAGTACACTTTAGATGATATAGATTATATAGTACCACATCAAGCTAATATTAGAATCATTGAATTTGTTTCTAAGAAGCTTGGAATTTCACAAGATAAGTTCTATGTGAATTTACATAAGTATGGAAATACATCTGGAGCTAGCATACCAATTGCTTTAGATGAGATGAATAAAAAGGGCATGTTTAAAAAAGGAGATAACATTATTTTAGTTGGATTTGGTGGAGGCCTTACTTTTGGAGCACATCTTATTCAATGGAATTAA
- a CDS encoding MarR family winged helix-turn-helix transcriptional regulator: MDKDIKTILNELLVDTFNEILTIEQTALKSGKLNDLSVTEVHTIEAIGMYKSRTMSEIAGDLGITVGTLTTAINNLVKKEYVERKRDENDRRVVKVVLTKKGKLAYRVHEKFHSDMVNATIEGLTETQEKVLADALSKLNDFFKNNYIIKNENKKE, encoded by the coding sequence GTGGATAAGGATATAAAGACGATTTTAAATGAACTTTTAGTAGATACTTTTAATGAAATATTAACTATAGAACAGACAGCTTTAAAGTCTGGTAAATTAAATGATTTATCTGTAACAGAAGTACATACAATTGAAGCAATAGGTATGTATAAATCGAGAACTATGTCAGAGATAGCAGGAGACCTAGGAATAACTGTAGGTACATTGACTACTGCAATAAATAATTTAGTTAAAAAAGAATATGTAGAAAGAAAAAGAGATGAAAATGATAGAAGAGTAGTTAAAGTAGTTCTTACGAAAAAAGGTAAACTTGCTTATAGGGTGCATGAAAAGTTTCATTCAGATATGGTAAATGCAACAATTGAGGGGTTAACTGAAACCCAAGAAAAAGTTTTAGCAGATGCCTTATCAAAGCTTAATGATTTTTTCAAAAATAACTACATAATAAAAAATGAAAATAAGAAGGAATAA
- a CDS encoding ABC-ATPase domain-containing protein: MKSSKELLKILNNINGKGYKAYKDISGYYDFGKYILSVDSVQGDPFASPSRIRIIIKQSEAKFPISYFDKSHKRIAVVDFLTRLCWRNINEYYSKVKGSGKSGLLSIDKCGEEILDRTSIHISKENIEVRLEVGLPAAGRRILSKEAQLIFFNYLPKIIEKTLYFNNINKLKLKKHIELVEDQEFIRSKLDELGICAFVANGSILPRESGISQKPLKNNAIEFISPKELEIELDLPFRGKIAGMAVKKGITLIVGGGYHGKSTLLKALELGVYNHIHGDGREFVITDDSAVKVRAEDGRNIEKVDISMFINNLPNGKDTTKFSTENASGSTSQAANIVEAMECKTNLFLIDEDTSATNFMIRDEKMKLLVSNEKEPITPFIHVARFLYEKQGISTIIVVGSSGDYFNIADTVIMMDEYKTIDVTKKAKELSSNNLYKETLKHSINYNRILRKSSFSEGYKGVKIKTIGKEALIYNKSEINLRYLEQIVSVSQINAIGEIIKYIKANLVDDNLSLDEVVNKVFNDIKDKSIDVISSKNGVAGNLAMPRKYEVIATLNRFRELKIK, encoded by the coding sequence TTGAAGAGTTCAAAGGAGTTATTGAAAATATTAAATAATATAAATGGAAAAGGATATAAAGCTTATAAAGATATAAGTGGATATTATGACTTTGGAAAATATATTTTGTCTGTTGATAGCGTTCAAGGAGATCCTTTTGCGAGTCCATCTAGGATTAGAATTATAATAAAACAAAGTGAAGCTAAATTTCCAATAAGTTATTTTGACAAAAGTCATAAGAGAATAGCTGTAGTTGATTTTTTAACACGATTATGTTGGAGAAATATAAATGAATATTATAGTAAAGTAAAAGGATCAGGGAAAAGCGGTCTTTTAAGTATAGATAAATGTGGTGAAGAAATACTTGATAGAACATCTATACATATTTCAAAAGAAAATATAGAGGTAAGATTAGAAGTTGGTCTCCCAGCTGCAGGAAGGAGAATATTATCTAAGGAAGCTCAATTAATATTTTTTAATTACCTTCCTAAAATTATAGAAAAAACATTATATTTTAATAATATAAATAAGTTAAAGTTAAAAAAACATATTGAGCTTGTTGAAGATCAAGAATTTATAAGAAGTAAATTAGATGAGCTTGGTATTTGTGCTTTTGTAGCAAATGGTTCAATACTTCCAAGGGAAAGTGGAATTTCTCAGAAGCCTTTAAAAAATAATGCTATAGAGTTTATAAGTCCTAAAGAACTAGAGATAGAATTAGACTTACCTTTTAGAGGAAAAATTGCAGGAATGGCCGTAAAAAAAGGTATAACATTAATTGTAGGAGGAGGATATCATGGAAAATCTACATTACTTAAAGCTTTAGAACTTGGTGTTTATAATCATATACATGGAGATGGAAGAGAGTTTGTTATAACAGATGATAGCGCTGTAAAGGTTAGGGCAGAGGATGGAAGAAATATTGAAAAAGTAGATATATCAATGTTTATAAATAATCTTCCAAATGGAAAAGATACTACTAAATTCAGTACTGAAAATGCAAGTGGAAGTACATCACAAGCAGCAAATATAGTAGAGGCAATGGAATGTAAAACAAATTTATTTTTAATTGACGAAGATACAAGTGCTACTAATTTTATGATTAGAGACGAGAAAATGAAGTTGCTTGTAAGTAATGAAAAAGAACCTATAACTCCATTTATTCATGTGGCTAGGTTTTTGTATGAAAAACAGGGAATTTCAACAATTATAGTTGTAGGAAGTTCTGGGGATTATTTTAATATAGCAGATACAGTTATTATGATGGATGAATATAAAACTATAGACGTTACTAAAAAGGCAAAGGAATTAAGCAGTAATAATCTATATAAAGAAACCTTAAAGCACTCCATTAATTATAATAGAATTTTAAGAAAAAGTAGCTTTAGTGAGGGATATAAAGGAGTAAAGATAAAGACTATAGGAAAAGAAGCACTTATTTATAATAAATCAGAAATAAATTTAAGATATTTAGAGCAGATAGTAAGTGTTAGTCAAATTAATGCTATAGGCGAAATAATTAAGTATATAAAAGCTAATTTAGTAGATGATAATCTTAGTTTGGATGAAGTTGTAAATAAAGTTTTTAATGATATAAAAGATAAAAGTATTGATGTTATATCATCTAAAAATGGAGTTGCTGGAAACCTAGCTATGCCAAGAAAGTATGAGGTTATAGCTACATTAAATAGATTTAGGGAATTAAAAATTAAGTAA
- a CDS encoding DnaD domain protein: protein MNTFMFNHKNVQYTLVSNIFIDRFMTSARGQYIKVYLLGLRYCMAGELGVNSSSIANTLHLLESDVMNAWNYWIDQGVIKMHPLDNSGTFSIEFLDLDTLIETQETEVNVLSKLKNSSIKGMMEDIEKLLARPLSNKEMTMYLSWQKDFDFSPELILLLMQYSVSKGKRDYRYIEKIAISWHDAKIKTVDDAQAFIKAHEDKWLNIKKILNYLGIKTSEVMKPQEQMLDKWINVYKFPLEIIYKACDICFERLNKAEFKYIDGILNNWFSNNLKTIEDIEKKDKLKGNFKKNNYYGNNKVNTDSFNNYEQRSYDFDELEKKLLGWDNND from the coding sequence ATGAACACATTCATGTTTAATCACAAGAATGTCCAGTACACTCTTGTAAGCAACATATTTATTGATAGATTTATGACTTCCGCTAGGGGACAATATATAAAGGTATATTTGCTTGGTCTTAGATATTGCATGGCAGGGGAATTGGGTGTAAATTCTAGCAGTATAGCAAATACTCTTCATTTATTAGAAAGCGATGTTATGAACGCTTGGAATTACTGGATTGACCAAGGTGTAATAAAAATGCATCCTCTTGATAATTCTGGTACTTTTTCTATAGAATTTTTAGACTTAGATACCTTAATAGAAACCCAAGAAACTGAAGTAAATGTACTTTCAAAATTAAAAAACTCTTCTATAAAGGGAATGATGGAAGATATAGAAAAACTTCTTGCAAGACCTTTATCTAATAAGGAAATGACTATGTATTTAAGTTGGCAAAAAGACTTTGACTTCTCACCAGAGCTAATATTATTATTAATGCAATATAGCGTTTCAAAGGGAAAACGTGATTATAGATATATAGAAAAAATAGCAATTTCTTGGCATGATGCTAAAATTAAAACTGTAGATGATGCCCAAGCCTTTATTAAAGCACATGAAGATAAGTGGCTTAATATAAAAAAAATATTAAACTATCTAGGAATAAAAACCTCTGAAGTAATGAAGCCTCAAGAACAAATGCTTGATAAATGGATTAACGTATATAAATTTCCCTTAGAAATTATATATAAGGCTTGTGATATTTGTTTTGAACGACTTAATAAAGCTGAATTTAAATATATAGATGGTATACTTAACAATTGGTTTTCTAATAATTTAAAAACTATAGAAGATATAGAAAAAAAAGATAAATTAAAGGGTAACTTTAAGAAAAATAATTATTATGGTAATAATAAAGTTAACACCGATTCATTTAATAATTATGAGCAACGCTCTTATGATTTTGATGAGTTAGAAAAAAAATTACTAGGATGGGATAATAATGATTAA
- a CDS encoding ATP-binding protein has translation MIKGYQNDILKMYENIREKEKQALKSRKEEIYNKIPEIKNIENNINKLCIQLSISAFKPIENRDKYIKSLREKITDLRIKKSELLVSSGYPMDYLKTNYKCSKCKDTGFIGTQRCECFKPKLIKLYYNNSELKQLLRTNNFKHFKYEYYPETKNNDNVKSPRENMEEIIKGIMYFIETFDSNKDNLLFYGNSGTGKTFLTHCIAKELLDRGHLVIYRTAEDLIKNLRETKLQNNYELEELLINCDLLIIDDLGTEQISNFTKTELFNLLNKRILKNKKMVISTNYTLELLSQTYSERITSRLFGNFTLCKFYGEDIRVKINLNKMKSQNF, from the coding sequence ATGATTAAGGGTTACCAAAATGATATACTTAAAATGTATGAAAACATAAGAGAAAAAGAAAAACAGGCTTTGAAAAGTAGAAAAGAAGAAATTTATAATAAAATTCCTGAAATAAAAAACATAGAAAATAACATAAATAAACTTTGTATTCAACTATCTATTAGTGCTTTTAAACCTATAGAAAATAGAGATAAATACATAAAATCTTTACGAGAAAAAATAACTGATCTTAGAATTAAGAAATCAGAATTACTAGTATCTAGTGGATACCCCATGGACTATCTAAAAACTAATTATAAATGTTCAAAATGTAAGGATACTGGATTCATAGGAACTCAACGTTGTGAATGTTTTAAACCAAAATTAATTAAACTATATTACAATAATTCAGAACTAAAACAGCTGCTAAGAACAAATAACTTTAAACACTTTAAATATGAATACTATCCTGAAACTAAAAATAATGATAATGTAAAAAGTCCAAGGGAAAATATGGAGGAAATCATAAAAGGTATTATGTATTTCATTGAAACATTTGACTCTAATAAAGATAATTTATTGTTTTATGGTAATTCAGGAACAGGAAAAACTTTTCTTACTCATTGTATTGCAAAAGAACTTTTAGATAGAGGACATTTAGTTATTTATAGAACTGCTGAAGATCTTATTAAAAATCTTAGAGAAACTAAGCTTCAAAATAACTATGAACTAGAAGAACTACTTATTAATTGTGATTTACTAATTATAGATGATTTAGGTACAGAACAAATAAGTAATTTTACAAAAACAGAATTATTTAATTTACTAAACAAAAGAATATTAAAAAATAAAAAAATGGTTATATCCACTAATTATACACTAGAACTACTTTCTCAAACATATTCTGAAAGAATAACTTCTAGATTATTTGGAAACTTTACCTTATGTAAATTTTATGGTGAAGATATTAGGGTAAAAATAAATCTAAATAAAATGAAATCTCAAAATTTCTAA
- a CDS encoding NAD(P)/FAD-dependent oxidoreductase, with the protein MKHKLIIVGAGASGIIAAINAKNLGIDVAILESNNRIAKKLLTTGNGRCNITNENITLDRYHSNNSNFFQHTLKNFNLNNTLEFFNSLGLHLTTLENGKMYPLSLQASSVIDILRASLEEKEIPVYLNTKVKDIHKSKKEFKLYASTSENDSLEFKCEKLILCCGGKSAPKTGSDGSGFNLAKKIGHSIIEPLPALVQLKLNYKKLKALSGVKFDGSAKLYLDKQLVQEDSGEILFTDYGISGPPILQLSRNASRGIYDGKKATLKVDMMSTISKENLIELLENHWGVFGYRSIHDSFIGILNKKVIPILLKESGIDNMHKPCWNLTWQEKNAIFKLIKDWEFEVIDTNGFNNAQVTSGGINTEEIDSNTLESKLIPNLYFCGEIMDVDGDCGGFNLQWAWSSGMIASNNACNN; encoded by the coding sequence TTGAAACATAAACTTATTATAGTAGGCGCTGGAGCTTCTGGAATTATAGCTGCAATTAATGCAAAAAATTTAGGAATTGATGTAGCTATTTTAGAATCTAACAATAGAATAGCAAAAAAACTACTAACTACCGGAAATGGTCGTTGTAATATTACAAATGAAAATATAACTTTAGATAGATACCATAGTAATAATTCTAATTTTTTTCAACATACCCTAAAAAATTTTAATTTAAATAATACTTTAGAATTTTTTAATAGTCTTGGTCTTCATCTTACCACCTTGGAAAATGGTAAAATGTATCCTTTATCTCTTCAAGCTTCATCTGTAATTGATATATTAAGAGCATCTTTAGAAGAAAAAGAGATTCCTGTATATTTAAATACTAAAGTAAAAGATATACACAAATCAAAAAAGGAATTTAAGCTTTATGCTTCTACATCAGAAAATGATTCTTTAGAATTTAAATGTGAAAAATTAATATTATGTTGTGGAGGTAAATCTGCTCCTAAAACAGGTTCAGATGGCTCAGGATTTAATTTAGCTAAAAAAATAGGTCATAGTATTATTGAACCCCTTCCTGCCCTTGTACAGCTTAAATTAAACTATAAAAAGCTAAAAGCTTTATCAGGGGTAAAATTTGATGGTTCTGCAAAATTATATTTAGATAAACAACTTGTTCAAGAAGATTCTGGTGAAATTCTATTTACTGACTATGGAATATCCGGCCCTCCAATTCTTCAATTAAGCAGAAATGCTTCACGAGGAATTTATGATGGAAAAAAAGCAACCCTAAAGGTTGATATGATGAGTACTATTTCTAAAGAAAATTTAATAGAACTTTTAGAAAATCATTGGGGTGTTTTTGGTTATAGAAGTATTCATGATTCATTTATAGGAATACTAAACAAAAAAGTAATTCCTATACTTTTAAAAGAAAGCGGAATTGATAATATGCATAAACCTTGCTGGAATTTAACTTGGCAAGAAAAAAACGCTATATTTAAACTTATTAAAGACTGGGAGTTTGAAGTTATAGACACTAATGGATTTAATAATGCTCAAGTAACATCCGGTGGAATAAATACTGAAGAAATAGATTCAAATACACTTGAATCTAAACTTATACCTAATTTATATTTTTGTGGTGAAATAATGGACGTTGATGGTGACTGTGGTGGTTTTAATCTTCAATGGGCATGGTCTTCTGGAATGATAGCTTCTAATAATGCATGTAATAATTAA